The following proteins come from a genomic window of Methanosarcina sp. MTP4:
- a CDS encoding UbiA family prenyltransferase: MFKTRMIGLFRLFRFELPFAAGVCVVLGELLALGELPTTTEIVLGFLSFFFISAAALILNDYFDVEIDRINAPERPLPAGLVTGQDVVLLSIAVTGLGFTTGYLISLEALLVVILVWAVGFLYNWRFKRAGFIGNLMVSFSVGMTFVFGGIATGRPFETIVWFFAVIVMLVDLGEEIAADAMDIEGDRQAGSRSLALVLGRENALKISGAIFLLVIVASILPFFLGWLELIYLFPILLMDAVILYSTSKLLDSRIVNRRIYIRWIYLSGLAAFLIFIIIRMLS; this comes from the coding sequence ATGTTTAAAACAAGAATGATAGGCCTGTTTCGCTTATTCCGTTTTGAACTGCCATTTGCTGCGGGAGTGTGCGTGGTATTGGGGGAATTACTGGCATTGGGCGAACTCCCCACCACAACAGAAATCGTACTGGGGTTTCTAAGCTTTTTTTTCATTTCGGCTGCGGCTCTGATCCTGAATGACTATTTTGATGTAGAAATTGACAGAATAAACGCGCCGGAAAGGCCGCTCCCTGCAGGGCTTGTTACCGGGCAGGATGTCGTTTTACTTTCCATTGCAGTGACAGGGCTTGGATTTACCACGGGCTACCTGATTAGCCTGGAGGCTTTGTTAGTAGTTATTTTAGTATGGGCAGTTGGTTTTCTTTACAACTGGCGGTTCAAAAGGGCTGGTTTTATTGGAAATCTGATGGTCAGCTTTTCGGTTGGCATGACTTTTGTTTTTGGCGGCATAGCAACAGGCAGACCATTTGAAACTATAGTCTGGTTTTTCGCGGTCATAGTAATGCTCGTAGACCTGGGAGAGGAAATTGCGGCAGATGCTATGGATATCGAAGGGGACCGCCAGGCAGGGTCCCGTTCCCTTGCCCTGGTACTTGGACGCGAAAACGCCTTGAAAATTAGCGGAGCGATTTTCTTACTGGTGATTGTTGCAAGTATCCTGCCGTTTTTCCTGGGCTGGTTAGAGTTGATTTATCTGTTTCCCATTTTACTGATGGATGCGGTTATTCTGTACTCAACCAGTAAATTGTTAGATTCGAGAATAGTAAATCGGCGAATTTATATCCGCTGGATATACCTGAGTGGGTTGGCGGCATTCTTAATTTTCATAATCATTCGAATGCTCAGCTGA
- a CDS encoding DUF1699 family protein codes for MKIRVVSSREEIFTLNPNERVIHMAFRPSNKDIFALIETCPKIEAIQLPNSYRRTISKSIEMFFEMQKIQLIEGDVWGHRKDISEYYNVPPAVIKDIRDLKLVGTPVEKIEEKVARESKLNPEMVAYILARDITA; via the coding sequence ATGAAGATACGTGTGGTTAGTTCCAGGGAAGAGATTTTTACGCTTAATCCTAATGAAAGAGTGATTCATATGGCGTTCCGTCCTTCGAACAAGGACATCTTTGCGCTGATTGAAACATGCCCAAAAATTGAAGCGATCCAACTACCTAACTCTTACCGCCGGACCATCTCAAAGTCAATCGAAATGTTCTTTGAAATGCAAAAAATCCAGCTTATCGAAGGGGATGTATGGGGTCACAGGAAGGACATCAGTGAATACTACAACGTCCCGCCTGCCGTTATTAAAGATATCAGAGACCTGAAACTGGTAGGCACACCCGTCGAGAAAATAGAAGAAAAGGTTGCAAGAGAAAGCAAACTGAACCCTGAGATGGTTGCCTACATTCTCGCCAGGGATATCACGGCCTGA